A window of Candidatus Aminicenantes bacterium contains these coding sequences:
- a CDS encoding cell division protein FtsL, producing MNKPGKTPSAFRLATLAFFIFVILFIYSALNLKNVDLGYRQHELLQQEKAMRADIDRLQAQKASLLNLERMEKIAIEKLGYQYPEAGQIIKVVIADDEN from the coding sequence ATGAACAAGCCGGGCAAGACCCCGTCCGCTTTCCGCCTGGCCACCCTCGCCTTTTTCATCTTCGTCATCCTCTTTATCTATTCCGCTCTGAACCTGAAAAATGTCGACCTGGGCTACCGACAGCACGAGCTGCTGCAGCAGGAAAAAGCCATGCGCGCCGACATCGACCGCCTGCAGGCGCAAAAGGCGTCCCTGCTGAACCTGGAACGCATGGAAAAAATCGCCATCGAGAAACTGGGCTACCAGTATCCCGAAGCGGGGCAGATTATCAAAGTGGTCATCGCCGACGATGAAAATTAA